One genomic segment of Arthrobacter sp. zg-Y1110 includes these proteins:
- a CDS encoding glutamine synthetase family protein → MNRQQEFVLRTIEERDVRFVRLWFTDVVGQLKSVALAPAEVEGAFEEGLGFDGSSVEGLARIFESDLLAQPDPSTFQILPWRGDEEQTSRMFCDILTPDGQPSAADPRNVLKRQLAKAADMGFTCYTHPEIEFYLLKSDELGEDGQPVPVDQAGYFDHVPGGVAQDFRRTAVSMLEAVGISVEFSHHEAGPGQNEIDLRYADALQTADNIMTFRTVVKEVALMTNCYASFMPKPFSHHPGSGMHTHFSLFEGDSNAFFQAGAEFQLSTTARQFMAGILRHAPEFTAVTNQFVNSYKRLWGGGEAPSYLSWGHNNRSALLRVPLYKPNKGQSARIEYRGIDAAANPYLSYAVLLGAGLKGIEEGYDLPPGAEDDIESLSAAERRAMGHDPLPASLHDAVRVMEESELVADILGEQVFENFLRNKRADWNEYRQQVTRFELQKNLGIL, encoded by the coding sequence ATGAACCGCCAGCAGGAATTCGTTCTGCGCACCATCGAGGAGCGCGATGTCCGGTTTGTGCGGTTGTGGTTTACCGACGTCGTCGGCCAGCTGAAGTCCGTGGCGCTGGCGCCGGCGGAAGTGGAAGGCGCCTTCGAGGAAGGCCTGGGCTTTGACGGTTCCTCGGTCGAGGGCCTGGCCCGGATCTTCGAGTCGGACCTGCTGGCCCAGCCGGATCCCTCCACCTTCCAGATCCTGCCCTGGCGCGGCGACGAGGAGCAGACCTCACGGATGTTCTGCGACATCCTCACCCCGGACGGCCAGCCGTCGGCTGCCGACCCGCGGAACGTGCTCAAGCGCCAGCTGGCGAAGGCCGCGGACATGGGCTTCACCTGCTACACCCACCCCGAGATCGAGTTCTACCTGCTGAAGTCGGACGAACTCGGCGAAGACGGCCAGCCCGTTCCCGTGGACCAGGCCGGCTACTTCGACCACGTCCCGGGCGGCGTCGCGCAGGACTTCCGCCGCACGGCCGTATCCATGCTTGAAGCAGTGGGTATCTCCGTGGAGTTCAGCCATCACGAGGCCGGGCCGGGTCAGAACGAGATCGACCTGCGCTATGCCGATGCCCTGCAGACCGCGGACAACATCATGACCTTCCGCACAGTGGTCAAGGAAGTCGCGTTGATGACCAACTGCTACGCGAGCTTTATGCCCAAACCGTTCTCGCACCATCCCGGTTCCGGCATGCACACCCACTTCTCCCTCTTTGAGGGCGACAGCAACGCCTTCTTCCAGGCCGGTGCCGAGTTCCAGCTCTCCACCACCGCACGCCAGTTCATGGCGGGCATCCTGCGGCACGCCCCGGAATTCACGGCAGTCACCAACCAGTTCGTGAACTCCTACAAGCGGCTTTGGGGCGGCGGCGAAGCCCCGAGCTACCTGTCCTGGGGCCACAACAACCGGTCCGCACTGCTTCGGGTGCCGCTGTACAAGCCGAACAAGGGGCAGTCCGCCCGCATCGAGTACCGCGGTATCGACGCCGCAGCCAACCCGTACCTGTCCTACGCGGTGCTGCTCGGGGCCGGCCTGAAGGGCATTGAAGAGGGCTATGACCTGCCCCCGGGCGCCGAAGACGACATCGAGAGCCTGAGCGCCGCAGAACGCAGGGCCATGGGCCACGACCCGCTGCCGGCGTCCCTGCATGACGCCGTGCGCGTTATGGAGGAGTCCGAGCTGGTGGCCGACATCCTGGGCGAGCAGGTCTTCGAGAACTTCCTGCGCAACAAGCGTGCGGACTGGAACGAATACCGCCAGCAGGTGACCAGGTTCGAGCTGCAGAAGAACCTGGGCATCCTCTAG